In Setaria italica strain Yugu1 chromosome I, Setaria_italica_v2.0, whole genome shotgun sequence, the genomic window TACGTCAGTGATTTTTCAGAATTTGTTCGGAGGTTGTAAAATTTTTGCCAGATAACCCTAATTTTAAATCCTAATGACAATGATGTACAAGCCAGCTAACGCGGGATGGTGCTTATGGTTCATGTTGTCCAATGCACCTATTGCTCCTATGGTTTATGTGCCTATGCTAATTTTAGGGCGTGCTACAATATAATGGTAGTCATGCTACATGCTATTTGGAAAAGAAAAGACATTTGGATTTTTCCAGAGAAAACAAACCATTGACCACAGAAAATGTGCTAGATAAATTACAACCCTGTGTCAGGGGGAAGGACGAAAAACAGACCATAGAGGCCAAAGCCAACCCTAAACCCTATTAAGAAAAAACAGCATTTGGAAGAAACACCAACAACTGTGTCAGGGCTCAGAAGgggagagaaaaggaaaaaaacaagcatgaacaaacaaacaaacaggtGGAGGAGCAGCAGGTGGCGTAATTGGCAGACCGGAAGCGCCAATTCCCTGGCCACCCcttccatgatccatccatctcGAGGATCTGTCTTGCAGCTGCAGCCAAGTCGTCTCTTCTCCTCGGCACAccccaagaaaaacaaaaccGCGGCGACAAAAAAGAAGGGGAATCGAGGCCGGCCGGGACGGACGCCAAACACCGGGCACAATTCCCCACCCTCCCTCCGCAGCCACCCGTCTCCACTCCCCTCTCGCTCTCGGACAGTGCCCCCACTCACTAATCGCCCTCTTAATTAACAACGTCCCAAATCCCCACCCCCTACCCCACACCCGCGCGCCTTAATTAAACCCCGCCCTAATTAACCTACACTAATCTACTCCGTCACCGCGCTCGATACGCTTCCAACCCCCAAGCCCCCAGCCCACGGCCGGGTAATATACCATGGCCACCCACGCCAGccacgccctcgccgccgccttccccgctCGCGCTGCGCTTTCCCAGTCAGTCTCGCCCCACCCGCgctcgccatggcggcggcgtcgccgcggctccggctcccCACTCCCTTCGCCGcggccctggcggcggcggcgtgggtgctGCTGGCCGCTGCGGGTTGGGCGGCCGCCGGGGACCCGCCGCTCTCTCCCAAGGGGCTCAACTACGAAGGTGCGTGCGCGTGTGTGCGGGGGTGGGGTTTTGGGGGTTTAGGGTTTGGTTGCTTGACCTTAGAGGgagggatgggatgggatgaggtTCCTCGGTTCCTGATGCTGCGTCTCCGCTTGTGTGCTGCAGTGGCGGCGCTGATGGCGGTGAAGAGCCGGCTGCGGGACGAGAAGGGGGTCATGGCGCTGTGGGACATCAACTCCGTCGACCCCTGCACCTGGTCCATGGTCGCCTGCTCCCCCGACAAGTTCGTCGTCTCGCTGTGAGTGACCTCTCTCTCCGCGAAGTAACCCTCCCCCCAACCACCCCGTCTCCGATCCCGCCGTTTCTCCTGTCGGGTTGGATTGCTGCTTCTGTTTGTTGCGGAGGAGTGACGGTCTTCTTTTTTTGCTCTCGCGATGGAGCTGCAGCCAGATGGCCAACAACGGCTTGTCCGGGACGCTGTCGCCGAGCATCGGGAACCTCAGCCACCTGCAGACAATGTAAGGGTGTTTTTCACCTTATCTCCCACGTTTTGTTCCTTGTTTCGTTTCATTTAGCGTCTCTAACACGGCCTATCTTGCGACACAGTAAAATTGGCATGTTTTCGAGCCGAGCTTGATTGAGAATTGCATGGTTCATGGGTGTGGTTGAAAATAGGATAGCAACAGTGAGTAGGGAACGAGAGTGTCAAGTTTCCCCAACTCCTTTGTCAGTTAGTCCTACAGCAGAGCAACTGATGTGTCACTCTCTCATGTCAGTTTCAGAGCTGTTAATTGGCGATACAAGGAACATTACAAAAAACCTATTGGCTTATTATTAAGTTGATGAAAATCCTACAATAGGATTTATGTACTGCCTATAAGCCTGAACCCTCAAGGCCTCAACCCTCTGAGGCCAGGACAACAACAACTTATAAAATATGATACAGTAGTTCACTATACAAGAGACGATGGACACCACAACCACAACCTTTCCTGATGACACCTTTGCCCTTTTATTGTCAATAAGGTAGCTCTGCGTGTAATCAGATCTTTTTGGAATCATATGAAACAAAATAGAGCCCACTTTCTAACCATTGACAATGTTAGGATGGCTAGAGTTCTCATCTGGGTTCCCTCAACCTTTTATGTATTCTTCAACACTTCAACACACTACCATTTGTGTAACACGTCGCTGCTATGTCTTATAGGCTTATAGCTCCTAACTCTATAGAAGGTTGCCTATCTGTGTGGTACTTTTCTTAATCCAGACCgattcatttgtgcaattgCAAAGTGTAGTTTCGCATAATACATTACAGTTGGCTTTGAATATATCATAATAGAAGTTGATTTATTGTTTTTTCCCCTTTAGCTTGAATGATAAATATGCTAAGATATCATTCAGTTTGaataaccccccccccccccccccccaacccaaCCCGGGTGACAATTTCAACTATGGCCATTTAACCACACATCGTGGGCTTATAGTATATAGTTGTGCTTGTGCAACACGGCCTAATGTTGGTCTGTTGGATGTAGAACCTTTGCCTCACAAGTTTTGTTTCTAAAAATGTCTGGCAGCACTATTTGCTTAGATTGGTGATTATCTCTGGAATGAGACAGCAAGAGCAGAACTGTCTGATTGGGTTAGTGGGATGGCCATCCAATTCTAAAATTATGCCAGATTGTTCACCTATCGTAAAATGCTAGGCATTTAGCTAATAGCTATTTGATGATCACCTGACAGTACTTGCTCATATCGATTATGGACTTGTATCTAACTTGCTGCAGGGTTTCACTGATTTCCAATTCACCTCCCATCCTTGTGAAAATGAGATAGTATCTGTGCTCAGTATCTCAGTTTCTTTGCCGATTTATTTCAGGTCACTACAAAACAACAAAATATCAGGTGATATTCCTCCAGAGATAGGGAAGCTGACCAATCTGAATGCTCTTGACCTTTCTAGCAACGAGTTTGTTGGTGATATCCCAAGTTCTTTGGGGCAGTTGACTCGACTAAATTATCTGTGAGTTGATATCAAAATGCTTCTTCAGTTTCCAGCATGTATTTTGTATTGATTATTGCATTGTCAATCTGTCAGGCGCCTTGATAGGAATAACTTGTCTGGGCAGATCCCTGTAGATGTTGCAAAGCTTGCAGGCCTCACATTCCTGTATGTTTCTTTCCAACTTGTTTGTTTCTCCTTTTGCGCCTCTGTAACTATTGGCTTTAAACTGACAAGGAAATATGTTTCAGTGACTTATCATTCAACAATTTAAGTGGCCCAGTTCCAAAAATCTATGCACATGACTACAGGTAAGTGTTGGGAGTATATGCACAATAAGCTTCTATTCTCTTACTCAAATATATTTTTAAGTGTATTTCGATCAAGCACCTAGATTAAGGAGGCCATGGCATCCATGATTTGAATCTCTCAGGAATAGGAAATAGAATAGTTACTGTGGTTGTTTATTAAAAGATATTGAAGGGAGGGAGGGCAAATGAGGGCAGAAGAGAGAAAAGGTCATTAAATTTGCACATGTGCCTTGTATGTGAAAAGAAGATTACAAAACTATAGGCTGTATGTTTTCGAAATGAATGGGGGTACTATTTTGCTCCATTCGCTCAGCCAAAGTCTTTGATCAGCTGCAATGATGTTCTTTCTGACACTATAGTTCTCTTATTATAGTCCAATTGGTTATGCTCAAACTGAGCGTGCACCTTTTCTTTCTGATAGTTTTGATACTTCATATAAAGTTACTCTTTCCTTTGCTTCTCAGTCTTGCAGGAAATCGATTCCTTTGCAACTCATCCGTTATACATGGTTGTTCGGATCTTACAGCAATGACTAATGGTAGTTATTTTACCAGATGCCCTATCTTTAACATTTCTACTCTTAGATGCTAGAACTTAACTGTAAATGCTAATGGCAGGGACGGTGTCTAGACAGGTGCAAAAGGCCAAGAACCATCATCAATTAGCGCTGGCAATTTCTCTAAGCGTCACTTGTTCCACAATATTAGTTTTGTTGTTCGTGTATTGGCTAAGTTGCTGCAGATGGCGCTTGCCTTTTGCTTCTGCTGGTAATTATCTAACCACATGCACTCTTACTGGTGAAAAAGCATGATTTGAtgaattttttcttttgtttgtgtAGATCAAGATCTAGAGTTTGAATTGGGTCATCTGAAGCATTTCTCATTTCATGACCTGCAAAGTGCAACGAACAATTTTAATTCGAAGAATATATTAGGTCAAGGAGGCTTTGGTATTGTTTATAAGGGCTGTCTGAGAAATGAAACTTTAGTGGCAGTGAAGAGACTAAAAGATCCTGATGTTACCGGTGAAGTTCAATTTCAAACAGAAGTTGAGTTGATTGGTCTTGCTGTGCACAGGAATCTCTTGCGCTTGTATGGGTTTTGCATGACCTCGAATGAACGATTACTTGTATATCCATATATGCATAATGGCAGTGTTGCTGACCGATTGAGAGGTAACTTTTAACTGGCTGTCGACGACATTTCAATGTTTGTTATTTCTGTCTAGTATTTTCATTCTGTGCAAGTCTTTCTCATTCCTTGTAAATATTTGCTTTTAATCTTTGTTTTGGTTGGTTCTTTGCCACGGTTATATTATCCTATATGCTTATGTAGCCTTTTCTCGCTCTAATATCGAGTTACAATTTTCAGATTACTGTAATGGAAAACCATCTCTTGATTGGAGTAAACGCATGCGGATTGCTCTTGGGGCTGCCAGGGGATTACTCTACCTTCATGAACAATGCAATCCTAAGATCATTCACAGGGATGTCAAAGCTGCAAACATATTGCTCGATGAAAGTTTTGAAGCAATCGTTGGGGATTTTGGACTGGCAAAACTTCTTGACCGACAAGAATCACATGTTACTACTGCAGTTCGGGGCACTATTGGGCATATTGCTCCTGAGTACCTCTCAACTGGACAGTCCTCAGAAAAGACTGATGTTTATGGGTTTGGTATTCTCCTGTTGGAGCTGATTACTGGTCCTAAAACCTTGAGCAATGGACATGCCCACTCTCAGAAGGGCATGATTCTTGATTGGGTAAACTCCGATTCACATATTTAGGTACAATTTACTGTATTTTGCTCCCAAGTGGGAGAGATTTAACACCCATGTTCCTCTCCAGGTTAGAGAACTGAAGGAGGAAAAGAAACTGGATAAGCTGGTTGACAGGGATCTCAAGGATTCATTTGATGTTGCTGAGCTAGAGTGTTCGGTCGACGTGATCATCCAATGTACGCAGACAAATCCTATCCTGCGGCCTAAGATGTCCGAAGTTCTACACGCTCTTGAAGCTAACGTCACTCTGGCTGAGAGCAGCATTGAGTTGCATAGGGAACCTGTTCCTTATGGGGGCACTTACAGTTTCTCCATAAGGCACGAGGATCCTCATGACTCGTCGTCCTTCATAATAGAGCCAATTGAGCTGTCTGGCCCCAGATGACAGCTATTGCTGTAGGTCTTGtgggagaaaaaggaagatacAAGACTGATAAAATTGTACAAAACATGTATATCCTGGATGTAGTTCTACTTAAGAAATGGAAAGAGTTTGCTGGGGGCTGCTGCACCTTAGAGACCATTTTGAACTTGGAACTGGGGAGATCATCATGGTCATTTTGTCGCATGATCCATCCAGTTCAAATCTGTATATTTAGCCTCTAGTTTTGCTTTCCTTCTGCTGCACCTAATGCTGGTCGCCGATTTTTTCCGTGACTTGTTCGAAATATTCATGGAGATCTTATCTCTCTCAACACTTTTACCGTGATAACTGATAACTGTATTGCTGGCCGGGCCTGGCGCACCTAACCGAAGCTAATTTAAATGTTTTAGCCGAAGAATTTGGTCATTAGCAGCTTCTAGTTCTCTGAACAAGAGAGCTGGATCATTAGCTGCTTGCTGTAGCTCTCTGAATAAGAGATCCAGACTTTCTGGGCGAGCCATTAACCTTTCCCTTTCACAAAAGGGCAACGAAAAGCACCACTTGTAATGGATCAAATTGGTGGGGTCAAAATCCTCGCTCAGAAGTCACCACAACATCGGCTAGAATATAATTTACCAGCTGATTAGTATAGCAATTACGAGTAGAATACAAATTACAAAAATGCTTAGGGCAAGCCTTTCGCAACCAAAGTAGCTGACTAGCTGAAACGCCCCAACCAAAGTAGCTGAAACACCGGGACAGGATGGTCCCATCCTATGGTATCAAGCTGAACGAAAGAAAACCCATAGTTCTCAATTCCACCGCTTTTATTTTATTAACACCTTAAATCATGCTACAGCCATTTGCAGCTAGTTTAAGAATTGTCATGAGAAGATggataaaaggaaaagaaatgaaCAAAATCAGATCGAACTCTATGGTTCTCATTCTTGTGAAATTCTCCGTTGGACAGCCCCAACAGGCTCAACTTATTCTCGAGAATGATAATGTTAATATGTCAGGAACCAAAAAAGCTGCTTGGAAGCCTCATTTCGTTGGCTGATGAGGGTAGTAGGACGATACTCAATTTGCTTTGGTAACCTCATGAATAGCATTTGCCAAGTACGAAACATTTCCTGTCGTCACACCAGCCATGCTGAAATAGGTACACGAATGAATTAAGATAACTTATTTTCTCCATCCTCCAGAAGGTATAAAGAGATACAGCATTGCATCAACGTTATAAAAAATCGAGAAGTGTCATACCTTATCCTCCCATTGCGGGTCATATAAATATGATATTCATCTGTCAAACGGTCAACTTGTTCAGGTGTCATCCCACTGTAGCAGAACATTCCAATCTGTACAAAGATACATACCCTTTATCCACATACAAATCCACCAAATAACTAAAGGTAACATTGCACGTGGAGTCTGACCTCAAAAGAAACAACACTGAAATAAAATGCAGTAGCAGACAAAAACATGACAGAGATCTAAGTTGTTGAGCATTCCTATCCAGTTGACGATATAAGCAATTCAGAACCACAGGCGATTGGTCTGGGTTGGTAACTCTGTATACTTATAATTGGCTGATGTCATTGGCTCTTAGTTTGCAACTTCAAAATTTTGGATACAGTCCTTCCATTCTACTTATTTGTTGCCTAGAATGCATGCACCCAACATTTATAAAATTTTGAGCACTAATATGCATGTCACTAGAAATTTGATTCTTACAAATACCTGCTAGCATATCACCAAAAAATCAATGATTGAGAAGGTGTATTTTAGACTGTACGTTCAAAGAATTAACTACAAAAGAAGCCAAAACTAGTGACACTTGATGCctttgcaaaaggaaaaaacataTCAGCCACAACGTTAGGGGTTCTGTGTCATTCTCCATTCCCAACTGTCTGTGCCAAGGTGAGCCAGCTCAACAATCCTAGTATTTGTAAATGATTTACTAATCCAAACCCTGTGCTGAACCGTACTCCAAAAACATTAAGATACAACCCAAACAACCTCTAATAATACAGATGTCACTGTCGTAAACTGGTAGAGCATACATGTCACTGAATTACTCTAACAATATCTACAACTATATTCAGAATTGTTTTTACCTGTCACTGAATTACTCTAACAATATCTACAACTATATTCAGAATTGTATTTACCTGATTAGTAATGTGCTCCCACGACAAAGGTGAACCTAGGTTTTCAAGATTTTCCTTAAGTGCCTTCCGCATTCCAATGATACGATCAGCCATACCCTGGTGATTAAAATTGCTTGTTAATGCAAATCTTTCTTTATTTACTTACAATAGATTTAAGAATTTAGACATTCAAGAACTTAAGTAGATGCGTAGGTTTCACAGTTTACCTTGACCTCTTTTAACCATAAACTCTTCAGCTCTGGATCATTGAGGATTATAGAAACAACCAGTGCACCATGAACAGGTGGGTTGCTGTACATTGGTCTTGCAATCTGTTGCAGCTGGCTCTTGACAGCAACTGCTTGCATCTCATCCTCACACAAAATACTGCGTATTGTTAACAAACACAAATCATTGTATTGATCAGAACTGGTCGTGCATCCCTAGTCGATGCAGAGGTCTGAGTTATACTACCATTGTCTAAAAAAAGTGATAAGACTATAGTCACTATTGGACCAAAAGTTTAAACAATGGACCACATAATTTTATTCAATATTATCCAAGCAGacgccccctcccccctctctgAATGCACTATATCTTGAGAAAACCAACAGCTATTTTTCTCAAAAGCTTCCTTTCAAAAACAAAATTCTCAAAAGTGGCCCGTGACCATACTTCATTTCACAAAAGCATGCACGTCATAATACTACGAAGTAATGCAGGTGACAACGCTATATGTAAAACAATAGCTAGGCATTGGTCAACTGAATACCTGAGGCATCCTGCTCTCTGTCCATAAAGCCCCATGTTCTTTGCATATGACTGAGCACATCCAATTTGGTGTCCATCTTCAAGGAAAATTCGGATTGCCTTGGCATCTCTCTCTGGATCACCGCTGGCAAACCCTTGGTAAGCCATGTCAAAGAATGGAAAATGTTTCTTCACCTATAGAGGAACAAAATTGAAGTTGACAGTTGTCGCTGAGTACAGGAAATACTGTTGTCTGATACTTTTGCGTTCCCCTTACCTTGAACTGATGCGATATTTCTCTCCATTGTTCCTCTGTAGGATCTACACCAGTAGGGTTATGAGCACATGCATGGAGCAAAAAGAATGAACCATCTGGAGCATTCTGCATATGACAGAGAAAACATAAACAAATGGAATTTCAGACAAATTGTCAGCAGGCCAGAGCCACTGGGCAGAAAATAGTTTCTCTCTCTGGGTTCCAATTTCCAAGTTTCAAGTGACTAGGTATTTGTGTGCCAAAAGAACTATAAATGCACATAAGAGATCTCAATTAGAGAGGCAAGACTGCGACAAAATAAACAAGAGAAGCTAAGTTGGTAGCTTCTTAGCCACGAGATCTAATAATGAAATCTGTAAAATGGTCGATGAAGGAAGGAGCAAATAAAGGAGTCAAAAGAAACAATattgaacatataaaaatgCTAAAGAAATGAATCACCTTGATATCATTCATCAATCCTGAAAAATCAAGCCCTCTCGACTCTGGATGGTAGTATGTGAATGTCTTCTGTGGCACTTGAGCATCCCTCCAAATATTGTGATGGCTGGAGAAGTTCACAGATTGAAGTTAGCTACAGTGATTTATAAATAATACTGACAGGCAAAAGGTAATTCAGTGAAAAATCCAGGATGGCTGCCACAGCAGCCAGAATTACAATGAGACTAACTCTCTCTCAAACAAATAGCAATACAGTGCACTAATCTCCATAGCTCAGTTTCACTCCTTTTTCCTGAGAAGTAAACAAAATTTCAATCGGTGTCACAGCAAGATGCCAACTCACTTGGACCACGTTGGTGTAGGTATGTAGATCTGCGAATCCGGCAAGAAACGCTTCTGAAAATCAGCAAAGAGCCGGCAGGCACCAGTGCCCGAAAGCGCCTGCACTGCAGCGATCCTCTTATCTTTGATGAACTCAGAGTCCTCTCCGTACGCCAGCTTCAGCGATTCTTCGATCATCTTTATACTACCTCCCATTGGAAGGTACTCCCTGTTTCAAAAATTGAACTGAATCAATAACAGGGCAGTGATCAGAACCGATGGCATCCTGTTCGGCTACGAATCGGTAGCAACATGTGTTGGATGAACAAATCAATTTCACGATTGTAGTAAGGAAGCAACTGTTGTGCTCCGGAATCCAAACTCCTAAGAGAAAGCCAAATCGGTGTCCTAGTAGTAAGCTTGAAGAAACTGGGTAATGCTAAGCCATGAGCTGGATCGTAGAGAAAGTCCGTCCGGAAAGAAACACGCCGCGTAGCTCCAAAACTGTCGTTTTCACGAGATAGCGGAAAAAATGGGGGAAAAAGGCAAGAAGAAAGACAGGCGgatggaggagggggagatCTCACTGACATGTTGAGGTTGCCGGCGATCCGGCGCTCGGCCTCGCGCACGCAGTCGAGCACGACGGGCTGGCCGTTGTCGTCCCGGTAGGCGCCCTGCGGCAAAAAGCGCCGGCCCCATTCAATCAGGAACCTCGGACAagcaaagcaagcaagcaaaagcAAGATTCGTCGATCGCGGTCGCGGAGAGGGGATGAGAGGACTTACGACGCCGACGTTGACCTTGTCGGGCGAGGGGTCGGCGAGGAAGGCCTCGGTGACGCCGAGGATGGGGTCCTTGGGCGCCGGCTCGACGTGGCCGAACAGCGACGACGCCATCGCCCTcgcctgcagctgcagcctcGGCAGCGGGCGCCGGATCGCGGAGGAGGCCGCGCGGGACAGCGCCGCCATGCCGggacggtggtggtgggagcTAAGTCTGGTGGCTTGCTgggtggcgccgccgcgccggggaggaggggagggggaggaaagCTGTGGGCTTTGGGTGTGGTCGCTGCGCCGCTGGTTTTTGCTCCGTTACTTCGCACTAAATGAGTAGGTTAATAAAGAAGCGCAGCCAGCTTTGGTATGCTGCGACGgttcgctgcggcggcggccactcggctccgccgcccctcgccaCTTGCCTCAAACAAACAGGTCAGGACGTCATGTCCATCGGGGCAAAGCCACCTCGAAGCGAGAGAGCCATTTGGCCCCTTGTCCGGCTGCCCCACATTCCTCGTTGTTGTGACAGAAATGGTGGTCTCTCACTCTCTGTTGCACCACTGCACCATTCCTTGTCAACCTCCACTGCACAGAAATTGCCACACTGAAATGCTGAAACTAAGCAATGATCCGAAATAACTGAACAAGCAAGAGGGAAAAGAGCAAAATTCAGAAATTGCCCTGCCGATACATCATGTGATGTCATTCAATACACTATATACAGTATTTAGTTAAAAAACAGTACATCCAGCATCCAAGAACAGAAGCTCAATGCATCCGAACAATCAGGTGTCCGAAACAAGCCCACTCTCACTCTGCCTCTCCACAAACAGGGGAGGGATGCTCTGCTCGCTCCAGAACACCTGCTCGGGATCCACCTCGGCCTTCACCATGGCCAGCCTCCTGAAGTTTCCCCTGAAGTACACCTCCCCCCACGCCCTGGCCTTCTCGTAGCTCGTCTCCCCCTCCACATTCATTCCCAGGTCCAGGTCCCTGAAGTTCACGTACGCCGCTCTCGGCCCCGAGCTCACGTACGGCGCCATGAACCCGTGCACCCCTCTCACCCACCCCaggtgcccctcctcctcctcgccgccggcgccgccgtgccacTTGACGAAGTACTGCACGTTGTACAGGTACCCTCGCCGATGCGCGTACGGTGTTGCGGACTCCGGCGTCGCGCCCATCGCGCCGCCCTGCGGGTCGATGTCGATCGAACCGCCCCCGTCCTCGACGATCCTCGCGAGCAGGCCCCTCAAGCCGGCGGCCGGGATCGGGGAGGTCAGGTAGTCCAGCTTGACCTTGTAGTACTCCTTGGGCTGCAGGGTCCGGTCGAGGAGCACCTCGGCGGGTTGCCCGTCGGTGTAGCCGTAGAAGTAGAGCATGGATTGGATCCAGCTCATGTCGCGGCAGTCGCTGGGCGTTACGCCGAGCTCGGGGAGATGGGTGCTCATCTCGGCGACCATGCTGCTGCAGTTGCCGAGGAACAGCGACTTGAAGGTCACCAGTGGGCGCCGCTCGCCGGGGGCGTCGAGCTTGGGTTCAATCGCCGCCTTCACGAACAGGTCGTCGGGGAGCGCGTGCGCCACGCGCTGCCATTTGGTCAGGAGGCGCACGGTGGATTCGGCTTGCCGCCGGTCTCcgcgccggaggaggcggcggacgtTGAAGGTGGACACGACGGGCGGCACGGGGACGAGCCGCACCGTCCAGGAGACCACGACGCCgaagctcccgccgccgccgccgcggagcgccCAGAAGAGGCCCTCGCCCATGGCCGCGCGGTCCAGGAGCCTACCCTCGGCGTCCACCACCTCGGCGTCCACCACGTtgtcggcggcgaggccgtgcTTCCGCATCATGGGCCCGAACCCGCCGCCGCTGACGTGTCCCCCGACGCAGACCGTGGGGCAGATCCCGGCGGGGAACCCGAGGGACCCGCCGCTGTCGCGCGCCACGGCGTAGTAGAGCTCCCCGAGCGTGGCGCCCGGGCCGACACGCGCCTCGCGCCGCGCCGCATCGACGCGGACGCCGCCGAGCGCGGCGACGTCGACGACAGCGAAGGGGCGGGCGcccgcggcgcggggcgggacCGAGCGGTAGGAGAGGCCCTCGTAGTCGTGGCCGCCGCTTCGGACGCGGACCGTGAGCCCGTGGCGCCGGCAGCAGGCGACGCAGGCACGCGCATCGGCGACGGTCGCCGGGGTGAGGAgcagcgccgggcgcggcgtACGCGGCGAGGCGAAGCGGAGGTTCTGGATGGTGGCGTTGAGCAGGGAAGGGTAGGAGGCCTCCGACGGCGCATGGACGAGCCGGGACGGGTCGGTGGTGGCCGGCGAGAGGCTCGCGACGCAGCGGAGGAAGCTCTCGTGgagggcgccgtcgccgtcgtgctcTTGCTCCTGCGGGGAACAAGGCCAGActaggaggaagacgaggaggaggagacagaggtgCGCGAAGCTTGGCTGCATCACCGCCTTCGTCTTGATCCTGGCCTtgccttcttctacctccaggctccagcgaCACTGGGCTTGGTGTGGCTAAGCAAGAACGGATTAGTTGGGACTGGATTCAACGATGTTGGTGATGTGAACTTAgcctttgaaaaaaaaaaagaaaacaagacgACGTACAAGAACAGAGAAACAGATAGCTTCAGAGGAAGGTTTTATATGATCTGCAAGGCTGCAACACGAGTACTCCGCAGCAGTGTAGTACCATACTAGTACCATTGTAGACATAAAATAAGGCTTTTTTTAATGCAGAAAAATGCCTTACTTCATGCTAGACTGATTTGTATCTCTTGCTGAACTTTTTATCTGTTGCAATGCCACGCAGACCCAAAATTTGTCATGTCGCTAAAAAATTCTTGCAAAGCTGAGCCATTTCCGATACACCTGCTTGCGTTCAGTGACGATGGGGAGTGGGGACGATCGAGGAAAATGGTGAGTtggtgacggagatggccggatGGGTCAGTTCTACACTTCTACTACCTGAGCTCAGCCGCCGTTGTGCCGTCGCTTTCAGGTGCGGCGAGCTTTCAACGGTAGCTCAGCTGAGCTCACCGTGATTCGACAGGGGGCCGAGGAGCAGGCATAGCCCATAGCTGATCGTGGCACGGACTTTGGTTCACGCTGTTTCTCTAGCAAGAAAGCGGAATTCCACGCCCCAAATGTCACCGAACGAAGTATCGACCATATGAATAGCATGGCCTAGTACGGTTTGGGCGCTGCTGACCCACCCCGAGAACAACTCCTATGTTACACCATTAAGATGTTACAGTGTTATCAAATTCAAAATGCATGTCTGCATTGATTGAAAAATTCcaacaaaaaaatatgaatggatAGCTCATGTCATCTTTTACCACCATGCAA contains:
- the LOC101759899 gene encoding probable LRR receptor-like serine/threonine-protein kinase At5g45780, coding for MAAASPRLRLPTPFAAALAAAAWVLLAAAGWAAAGDPPLSPKGLNYEVAALMAVKSRLRDEKGVMALWDINSVDPCTWSMVACSPDKFVVSLQMANNGLSGTLSPSIGNLSHLQTMSLQNNKISGDIPPEIGKLTNLNALDLSSNEFVGDIPSSLGQLTRLNYLRLDRNNLSGQIPVDVAKLAGLTFLDLSFNNLSGPVPKIYAHDYSLAGNRFLCNSSVIHGCSDLTAMTNGTVSRQVQKAKNHHQLALAISLSVTCSTILVLLFVYWLSCCRWRLPFASADQDLEFELGHLKHFSFHDLQSATNNFNSKNILGQGGFGIVYKGCLRNETLVAVKRLKDPDVTGEVQFQTEVELIGLAVHRNLLRLYGFCMTSNERLLVYPYMHNGSVADRLRDYCNGKPSLDWSKRMRIALGAARGLLYLHEQCNPKIIHRDVKAANILLDESFEAIVGDFGLAKLLDRQESHVTTAVRGTIGHIAPEYLSTGQSSEKTDVYGFGILLLELITGPKTLSNGHAHSQKGMILDWVRELKEEKKLDKLVDRDLKDSFDVAELECSVDVIIQCTQTNPILRPKMSEVLHALEANVTLAESSIELHREPVPYGGTYSFSIRHEDPHDSSSFIIEPIELSGPR
- the LOC101760722 gene encoding berberine bridge enzyme-like 13: MQPSFAHLCLLLLVFLLVWPCSPQEQEHDGDGALHESFLRCVASLSPATTDPSRLVHAPSEASYPSLLNATIQNLRFASPRTPRPALLLTPATVADARACVACCRRHGLTVRVRSGGHDYEGLSYRSVPPRAAGARPFAVVDVAALGGVRVDAARREARVGPGATLGELYYAVARDSGGSLGFPAGICPTVCVGGHVSGGGFGPMMRKHGLAADNVVDAEVVDAEGRLLDRAAMGEGLFWALRGGGGGSFGVVVSWTVRLVPVPPVVSTFNVRRLLRRGDRRQAESTVRLLTKWQRVAHALPDDLFVKAAIEPKLDAPGERRPLVTFKSLFLGNCSSMVAEMSTHLPELGVTPSDCRDMSWIQSMLYFYGYTDGQPAEVLLDRTLQPKEYYKVKLDYLTSPIPAAGLRGLLARIVEDGGGSIDIDPQGGAMGATPESATPYAHRRGYLYNVQYFVKWHGGAGGEEEEGHLGWVRGVHGFMAPYVSSGPRAAYVNFRDLDLGMNVEGETSYEKARAWGEVYFRGNFRRLAMVKAEVDPEQVFWSEQSIPPLFVERQSESGLVSDT
- the LOC101760319 gene encoding aspartate aminotransferase, mitochondrial, translated to MAALSRAASSAIRRPLPRLQLQARAMASSLFGHVEPAPKDPILGVTEAFLADPSPDKVNVGVGAYRDDNGQPVVLDCVREAERRIAGNLNMEYLPMGGSIKMIEESLKLAYGEDSEFIKDKRIAAVQALSGTGACRLFADFQKRFLPDSQIYIPTPTWSNHHNIWRDAQVPQKTFTYYHPESRGLDFSGLMNDIKNAPDGSFFLLHACAHNPTGVDPTEEQWREISHQFKVKKHFPFFDMAYQGFASGDPERDAKAIRIFLEDGHQIGCAQSYAKNMGLYGQRAGCLSILCEDEMQAVAVKSQLQQIARPMYSNPPVHGALVVSIILNDPELKSLWLKEVKGMADRIIGMRKALKENLENLGSPLSWEHITNQIGMFCYSGMTPEQVDRLTDEYHIYMTRNGRISMAGVTTGNVSYLANAIHEVTKAN